Within Kutzneria chonburiensis, the genomic segment CCAGCCGTTCCGGGCCCGCGCCTTGCTCAATGAGCCTGCGGGCCAAGCGGTTCGCACGCTCGTTGAGCTCGCGGTAGGTCAGCTGCCGGCCTTCGCACAGCACCGCGACGGCATCGGGCGTGCGGTCGGCCTGCTGCTCGAACAGCTCCGGCAGCGTCACCGACGGCACATCGATCACCGGACCCTGCCACTCGGTCAGCACCTGCCGGCGCTCGGCGTCGTCCAGCAGCGGCAGCTCGCCGACCGTGCGCGCCGGGTCGGCGGCGATGCCGTCCAGCAGCACCCGGAGGTGGCCGGCGATGCGGTCGATCGTGCTGGCGTCGAACAGATCGGTGTTGTACTCGACGGCCGCGACCAGGCCGCCGTCCCGCGGCACGAACTCGAAGACCAGATCGAAGCGGGCCCTTGGGCGCGGCAGATCGTGCTCGCTGATCCGCAGCTCGTTGGCCGTACGGGCCGGCACCATGGCGTTCTGGAGGATGATCAGGGCCTGGGCCAACGGGGTCCGGCTCGGGTCGCGCGCCGGCTGGAGATCGGCGACGACCTGGTCGAACGGCAGGTCGGCGTATGCGAAGGCCTCCAGCACCGTCTCACGCGCGTCCGTCAGGAAGTCGGGGAAGCCCTGCGCCGGGTCCACCCATGCCCGCAGCACCAGCGTGTTCACGAAGAAGCCGGCAACCCGCTCCAGCTCGGAGTGATCACGCCCGGAGACGACGGTGCCGAGGGCGACCTGCTGCTGGTTGCTGTGCCGTGCCAAGAGCAGTTGCACGGCGGCGGTCAGCGTCATGAACAGCGTGGCCCCGTGGTCCTGCCCGATCGCCGACAACCGGGTGACCAGGTCGGCCGGCAGGTCGTAACGGCGGATGGACCCGTTGGTGGTCCGGACCTGCGGGCGGGGACGATCGGTCGACAGCTCCAGCGGGGTGAGGCCGGAGAGCTTGCGCCGCCAGTACGCCAGCTGCCGCTCCCGCAGCCGCGGCGTCAGGCGTTCCCGTTGCCACAGCGCGAAATCCGCGTACTGTACGGTCGGCGTCGGCCGCTCGCCGCCGGTGTAGCCGGCGATCAGGTCGTCCACCAGCACGCCGACCGACCAGCCATCGGTGATGATGTGGTGCTGGCACAACAGAAGCACGTGGTCGTCGGGGCCGAGTTCGAGCAGCGACGCCCGGGTCAGCGGGCCCTCACGCAGGTCGAACGGCCGCTCCAGCTCGGCCTCGATGTCGTCGATCCGGTGCAGCGGCAGGGATCCCTCGTCGTGGATCACCTGGACGATCTCGTCGTCGACGGTGTCGAAGGTCGTGCGCAGCGACTCGTGCCGTGCCACCAACGCCGTCAGCGCCGTCTGGAGGGCATCGACGTCGAGCGGGCCGCGCAGGCGCAGGCCGATGGCCGAGTTGTACTCCGTGTCGCCGGCGGTCAGGTCGTTCATCAGCCACAACCGACGCTGCGCCGGAGAAATCGGCACCGGGCCGGTGCGTGCGACGTGGCGGATCCGGTTCTCGGCGGCGCGAGCCTGGGGCGGCAGCAGCTCGGCGATGCCGGCGACCGTGCGCGCGTCGAACACGATGCGCGGCGACAGGTCGACGTCGAAGCTGGTCCGGATCCGGGCCAGCAGCTTCGCGCCGAGGATGGAATCCCCGCCCAGCTCGAAGAAATCGTCGTGCACGCCGACCTCGTCGACGCCGAGCAGCTCTCCCCACAGCCGGGCCAGCACGGACTCCGCCTCGGTGCGCGGTGCCGCGTACTCGGTGCGCCGGGCAGCCGACCAGTCCGGTTCCGGCAGCGCCTTCCGGTCAAGCTTCCCGTTGGGGCCCAACGGGAACCGCTCCAGCCGCAGGATCGCCGCCGGCACCATGTAGTCTGGCAGGGTCGTCGCGAGATGGGCCCGCAGGTCCGCGTCCGTGTCGCCGACGACATAGCCGACGAGGCGCTTCACGCCGGGGCGGTCCTCGCGGGCGATCACCACGGCGTCGCGGACGCGCGGGTGCTGGCGCAGCGCCGTCTCGATCTCGCCCAGCTCGACCCGGAAGCCGCGGATCTTGACCTGGTGATCGGCGCGGCCGACGAACTCCAGCACACCGGCGGCCGTCCAGCGGACCAGGTCGCCGGTGCGGTACATGCGGGCGCCCGGCGCGAACGGGCTGGCGACGAACCGTGAAGCGGTCAGGCCCGGACGCTCAAGGTAGCCGCGGGCCAGGCCGATACCTTCGACGTACAGCTCCCCGGTGGCGCCGACACCGACCGGACGAAGATCGGCGTCCAGCACGTGGGCCCGGGTGTTCCAGATCGGACGGCCGATGGGCGGGGTGCCGCCCGGGGTCAGCGGGTCGCTCCAGGTGGCGACGACCGTCGACTCGGTCGGCCCGTACGAGTTGATCATGCGGCGGCCGGGGGCCCAGCGGCGGACCAGGTCGGCCGGGCAGGCGTCGCCGCCGACGATCAGCGTGCGGAAGTCGGGCAGCTTCGTGTCCGGCACGGTGGCCAGCGCCACCGGCGGGATCAGCGCGTGCGTGACGCGCTCCCGGCGCAGCACGTCGGCCAGTCGGTCGCCCAGCAGCGGTCCCGGCGGCGGCACGACCAGCGCCGCGCCGGCCGGCAGCGACATGCACAGTTCCAGGATGGACGCGTCGAAGCTGGGCGAGGAGAACTGGAGCACGCGGTCGCCGGCGCGCACCTCGTACCGGTCCATCTCGGCCGCGGCGAAGCTGGCCAGGCCGGCGTGCGTGACGACAACACCCTTGGGCCGCCCGGTGGACCCCGACGTGAAGATCACATACGCGGCGTGGTCGGTGCACTGTGGACCGTCGACCGGCCGATTCGGATGATCGTCGAACAGGCCCGGGGTGTCCAGGGTGATCAGCGGCACAGCCGCCGGCAGCCGGTCGGCCAGCGTCGCGCGGGTGACGACCAGCACCGGATCGGCGTCGTCGAACATGAGCGAAATTCGCTCTTTCGGGTAGTCCGGGTCCACCGGCAGGAAGGCCGCGCCGGTCTTGGCCACCGCCAGCTGCGCCGCCACCAGGTCGGCCGAGCGGGGCAGGGCCAGCGCCACGATCCGCTCCGGCCGCGCGCCGCGCGCCGCCAGCAGGTGCGCGAGCCGGGTGGCTCGCGCGTCGAGCTCGGCGTAGCTGACCGTGCCGTCCGCCCCCAGCAGCGCCGGCGCGTCGGGGGTGCGCGCGACCTGCGCCTGCACCAGCTGAGCCAGGGTGCGGGCGGGCAAAGGCCGGTCAGTGGCGTTCCACTCCGGTGGGACCGACATCGATCAGGGCACCTTTCGGGCACGGGTCATCAGGGCAGGGGACATCGCCAGAACCGGTGACGGCACTGGTCGGTGGAACAGGCAGGCGGAGCCGCCCGCTGTCAGGCGCGTTCCCGCCCAGGGGATGAGCACAATTCACGGCCGCGCGCCGACACCCACCCGGTTTCCGCTCCGCGCACACGCCACTGCGGTGGCGATTCCCCTTCGCCTGCGTGCCGCGGGAATGGACAACCGGGTCCCGTCGTCAGCGGACCGCGATCGATGGGCCCGACAGTTGGGGCCACCACAACCGTCGAGATCCGTAGGCAACGGTGCCCAACGAATCCAGAATGTTCTACCGCCGAATGGAGTATCCCCCGGTGTTCAGTTCTTCGACCGGAACACGCACGTGGGAACTCCATCGGAAAGGCCGAACTTCACTCAGGCGTGGCAGATTGCTCCATCAGAGTGGTTTAAACCACAACAGACCGACCGGGAGCAGTAGACGTCCAGACCTCTTGCCAGCCCCTAACCCGCTTGAGGTAACCCGCCCGGGGATTCGCTTACACAGTGCGACCCATTCAGGCCCCAGCACAAGGTCATCCGACTTGACACGGGGTTAACCCTACATTTCCTACCCGACGGTAGGAAGTATGCACGTGCACCAAGTCACGATCGTGCCGTTACGGTGACGTACATCGCATTAGCACGAAATTTATGACAGTGGAGCCACACCCCAATCACGAAGAACTCATTACGGTCACGAAGACCGTTACTTCACCCCGCAAGGATTCGCGCTCGGAAACGCCTTCGGTGCGCGCGCCACCCGTTCGAGTGCATCTTCGCTCCGTTAAACCTTCGGCCGGCCGTGAACCGACTGCGCGCATCGGCCGTGTACCCGGCACCTGAACGGAGAAGGGAGCCCACCGATGACCACGCCACTGCCGCACCGGGCGATCGCCATCCTCCGCGCCGTCGCCGCCGGTCGCGCCGAACTCACCGACAGCCGCGAGCCCGACCTGCGGGTCGACGGCCTGCCCTGTTGCGACCAGGCCATGGCCCACGATCTCGTGCACGCCGGCCTGGTGGTCGCCGCCCGGTCCACGAGCACCTGGATGCCGGCCCGGCTCACACCATCAGGTGAAAGGGCACTGGCCGAGGCCGGTCCACCGCCCGCCCAACGACCCGCCGCCTGACCCCACCCTTGACGTCACATGCGGTCCGGACGTGCCGCAGAGAGGCAAGTACGACGCGCATGTGCCATTCGAAGGTGCGCGGTGGGCGCTGCTCGCGGGGTCAGTCGGCGTGAATGCCGGGCCGGTACTTCGGCACCCGAAGGTGGATCTTCGTGCCGGCCCCGACGGCGGTCTCCACGACGAGGCCGTACTCGTCTCCGTATACCTGGCGCAGGCGCTCGTCGATGTTGCCGAGGGCGATGCCGGTCTGCTCGTCGGGCTCACCGGCGAGGGTCCGGCGCAGGCGGTCGGGGTCCATGCCGACACCGTCGTCCTCGATGCTGATGTGGGCCTCGGCCCCGGCATCGGCGGCCTGGATGCTGATCCGGCCGGGCCCGACCTTGCCCTCCATGCCGTGCCGCACGGCGTTCTCCACCAGCGGCTGCATGCACAGGAACGGCACGGCCACCGGCAACACTTCGGGCGCGATCTGGAGCGTCACATGGAGTCGTTCGCCGAAACGGGCGCGCTCCAGGGACAGGTACTGGTCGATGGACCGGAGCTCCTCGGCCAGCGTGGTGTACTCGCCGTGCCGCCGGAACGAGTAGCGGGTGAACTCGGAGAAGTCGAGCAGCAGCGTGCGGGCCCGCTCGGGATCGGTCCGCACGTAGGACGCGATGGCGGTGAGCGAGTTGAAGATGAAGTGCGGCGAGATCTGCGCCCGCAGGGCCCGCACCTCGGCTTCGATGAGCCGTCGCTTGGACCGGTCGAGCTCGGCCAGCTCCAGCTGACCGCCGGCCCAGCGGGCCACCTCGTTGGCCGCCCGCACGAGCCCGGCCGACGCCTCGGCGGCGTACGCCAGCAGCACGCCGGCGATCCGACCGTCCACATGCAACGGAACCATGACGGCAAAGCGCAGCGGGCACTCGACATCGTCACAGGAGACCCGGGCCACGTGCGAACGGCCATGGGTCAGCGCCTGGGCGATGATCTCCAGGGCTTCGGCCGAGTGTTGCTCACCTATGCCGTCCCAGGCCAGCACCCGTTCGCCGTCGGTCAAGGCCAGGGCCGGAGTGTCAAGCAGGGCACGAAGATGCGGGACGGACCGGCGGGCGGCCTCGGGCATCAGCCCGGCCCGCAACGGCGGCGCGGCCGACCACGCGGTGTGCAAGGTCTCGTACGTGGCCCGGTCGACGGCGTTGCCGGACTCGCGCAGGGCGTTTCGCAGGCGCCACAACAACACCAGCACGGCCAGCGTCATCACGCACAGCAGACCGGCCAGCACAGCGGTCGTCACAGCCCCACCTCGCTCACGCCCAGCAGGTCCGCCACCCAGGCCCCCGCGCTGAACGGTCCCCTCACAAGCCCGGTCACAAGCCCACCCCGCTCACGCCCAGCAGGTCCACGACCCAGGCCCCCGCGCTGAACGGTCCCCTCACAAGCCCGGTCACAAGCCCACCCCGCTCACGCCCAGCAGGTCCGCCACCCAGGCCCCCGAGCCCAATGGTGACCTCGCAAGCTCGGTCACGGCGTCTCCTCCTGGGCCAGCCCGAGCGCCTCCGGGGCGTGCAGCCGGACCATCGTCCGGTTCACCGACGCCGGCACGGTCCGCGGCGTGAGCAGCGAGCCGATGATCATCACCGCGAAGCCCAGCGGCACGCTCCACGCCGCCGGCCGGCTGAGCAGATCGTAGACCAGCCCCGATCCGGGTGGCACCAACAGCGTCACCAGCCCGGCGACCAGCGCCAACCCGCCGCCGGCGATCATCCCGGCCATCGCCCCGAACGGCGTCAGCCGCCGCCACCAGATCCCCAGCAGCAGCAACGGGCAGAAGGACGACGCGGCCACCGCGAAGGCCAGCCCGACGACGTCGGCCAGCGACATGCCCGACACCAGCAGCGCCGCCCCGAACGGCACGATCGCGGCGCAGAAGGCCGCCACCCGGAAACCGCGAAGTCCCCGCAGCAGCAACACATCCTGCGACAGCACGCCGGCCACCGACAGCGTCAGCCCCGACGACGTGGACAGGAACGCGGCGAACGCCCCGCCGGCCACCAGCGCGCCGAGCAGCTCCCCCAACGTCCCGCCGACCAGTCGTGCCGGCAGCACCAACACCACGGCATCGGTCTGCCCGGTGAGCAGCAGCTCCGGCGTGTAGATCCGCCCGAGCGCCGCATAGGCCGGCGGCAGCAGGTAGAACACGCCCAGCAGGGCCAGCACGACCACGGTCGTCCGCCGGGCCTGGCGGCCGTTCGGGTTGGTGTAGAAGCGAACCACCACGTGCGGCAACCCCATGGTGCCGAGGAAAGTGGCGATGATCAGCGAGTACGTGACGTAGAACGGGTCGCCGTGCCCCTCCCCGCCCAGCGGCTGCGCCCACAGCGCGTTCGTGTCGGCGGGAATGCCCTTCACCTGCGGTACAACGGATCCGCCCGGGAAACCCAGCTCCGCCCCGGCGGAGACCTGATGCGATCCCGGCCCCAGCGACACCGAAGTGCCGGTGTACGACCGGCCGTCCACCTTGCCGGAGACGCGCACCGACACCCGGGACGGCACCTCGATGTCCACAGTGGTCTGCACGGTCACCTTGGTGTCATTGGGAAACACCGCCGGCACGGATCCGTTGAGCGTCGGCGCGCCGGCGCCCCGCCAGGCCAGCACCAGGAAGATCACCGGCACGGCCAGCGCCGTCAGCTTCAGCCAGTACTGCACGGCCTGCACGAACGTGATGCTCCGCATCCCGCCGGCCATCACGTTCACCGCGACGACCGCCGCCACCAGCAACGCCCCTAGCCAGCCCGGCGCGCCGGTGACGGTCGTCAACGTCAGCCCCGCACCCTGCAACTGCGGCACCAGGTACAGCCAGCCGATGCCGACCGACAGCACACTGGCCATCCGCCGCACCCGCCGCGACTCCAGCCGCGCCTCGGCGAAGTCCGGCACCGTGTAGGCGCCAGAACGCCGAAGCGGCGCCGCGACCAACGCCAGCAGCACCAGATAGCCGACGGTGTAACCGATCGGGTACCACAGCATGTCCGGCCCGTAGGCGAAGATCAGCCCGGCGACGCCGAGGAACGAGGCCGCCGACAGGTACTCGCCGCCGATGGCCGAGGCGTTCCACCACGGCGACACGGTCCGCGACGCCACGTAGAAGTCCGAGGTGGTACGGGAGATCCGCAGTCCGTAGCCACCGATGAGCAGCGCCGCGACCAGCACCAGCGCCACGAAGACCGCGGAGTACGTGCTGCTCACAGCGTCAGGACTGCTCGACGAGGTCGGCGAACTCCCGCTCGGTCCGCTCCACCCGCCACACGTAGTAGCAGGCGACCAACACGACCACCGGGTACACCGCCGCCCCGAGCACCAGCCACGGCAGCGGCAGGCCCAGCACCACCACCGTCTTGGTCAGCGGCACCAGGTTGAACAGCACCGGCAACGCGGCCAGCGGCCCACACACCAGCAGCACCACCAGCACGCCGAGCCGCAGCTGGGTACGCATCAACGACCGCATGTACAGAGCGCCGACCTCGGACTGCTCGTCGATCTCCCGCACGATCGGATAGGACCGCGACCGCCGCGCCGCCCGCGTCCACGGGCTGGTGACGACGACCCGCTTCGGCCGCTCCGAGTTCATTTGCCGGCCCGCACCGCGTGCGGCCGGGCCCGCTTGACCAGCAGGTCCCGCAACTGGGGTGTGTGCCGCCGGCTCACGGTCAGCATCGCGCCGCCGATCTTCACCGACAGCTGGCCGCCGTCCAGCCGCAGCTCCTCCACGTGGGCCAGGGCGATCAGGTGGCTGCGGTGGATCCGCACGAAACCGGCGTCCCGCCAGCGTTCCTCCAGGCCGGTCAGCGGCGTCCGGACCAGGTAGCTGCCGTTGGCGGTGTGCAGTCGCGCGTAGTCGCCCTGCGCCTCGGCATAGCGCACGTCGGCCAGCCGCAGGAACCGCGTGATCCCGCCCAGCTCGACCGGGATGACGTCGTCCGGGGTCACCGGCGGCGGCCCAGCCGGCTGTTCCGCCGCCTGTTGCGCCGGCACCTGCACCGCGCTCGCGATCACCTTGTGCGCCACCCGGTGCACCGCCTCGGCCAGCCGCTGCGGCCTGATCGGCTTGAGCACGTAGTCCAGCGCCTTGAGCTCGAACGCCTCCACCGCCGACTGGTCGTCCGCGGTGACGAAGACCAGGGCCGGCGGGCTGGCGAACCGGGTCAGCACCCGGGCCAGCTCCATGCCGTTCAGGCCGGGCATCTTGATGTCCAGGAACACCGCGTCCACCGGCCGGTCCGCATCAGCCGCGCGATGCAGCAGACGCAGCGCCTCGGTGGAGTCCTGGGCACCCTCGGCCGTGCCCACCCGCGGGTCGGCGCCCAGCAGGTAGACGATCTCCTCCAGCACGGGGAGCTCGTCGTCGACGGCCAGCACTCGCAGCGGCCGGGCCGACGGCCCGTCGCACTCCGGGCACGACGCTGGACTCATGTCTGGCTACCTTAGTCAGCGGGCTGTGGTGAACGGTGGATCGACATTCGCCCCCGGCCGGCCGGTCCGCCAGGGCGGTCACCCATTCGGACGTATCGTACGGCCACCGGCCGCCCGGACGTCGCCCAGGGCGATCTCCAGTTCCAGGAGCGCCTCCTCGGACCGTCTCCTGGCCACGTCCACCGACGCCGCCGCGCCCGGCCCGGCCAGCCGCCGGGTCGGCTCACGCAGCGTGGTCAGCAGGTCGGTGAGCACACAGGCCATCCGGGCCGCGTCGGCGATCGCCGCCAGCAGCTCCCGCGGGCCGGCCGGGGACTCGTCCGGGAGCGCCGGGGCCGGTTCCTCGCCCATCCACCCCACCTCTCCCCCATTTGTTCCACAGTGGACGACCGTCGAGCACACCAACAGTAGAGATGTAGCTTTCGACGACACGACCGGTCAGGGTCCTTGCGCGCCGGACGACACCTGCCGCACGGTGTGCGGAGACGGGGGCGCGATCAGCGGGCGAGCGGTGCGACAAGGACGGTGGCGGGTTTGGAGTACTCAGCACTGGCGTCGCTGCACGCGCTGGTCCAGGACGACCCGAACCGGCCGCTGCTGACCTTCGTGGACGATGACGGCGCCGACCAGACCTCACTCACCTCCACCGGCATCGCGGCCCGCGGCGAGGCCGTCGCGGAAGCGCTGCGCCGCTGGGGTTTCGAGCCCGGCGACCGCGCGGTGCTCGTGTACCCGCCGGGTCCGGACTTCGTCATCGCCCTGGTCGGCTGCCTGATCGCCGGCGTCGTTCCGGTGCCGGTGTACCCACCGGACCCGTTCCGGCTGCGGCAGACCTTGCCCGGCTTCGCCGCCGTGCTCGACGACTGCCGGCCGAAGGCGGTGCTCACCGCCAAGGCGTACGACCGGGCCCGCACGGTCGGCGCGGTGGCCGGCGTGTTCGACCGGTCGAAGCCGAGCTGGCCGCGGATCACCTGGCGGCACACCGACAGCTGCCGCCCGCCCGCTGCTCCGGTCGAGTGGCATTCTCCGGTGGATCCTGATCAGCCGGCACTGCTCCAGTACACGTCCGGCTCAACCGGATCGCCACGCGGCGTGGTCATCACGCACGGCAACCTGATCGGCGAGGTCACCGCCAACGCCGTCGACCTCGGCCTCGGCGACGGGGCCCGCGGCGTGTTCTGGCTACCGCAGTACCACGACTTCGGCCTGATCAGCGTGATCATGTCCACGCTGAGCGGCAACGCGCACACCCGGCTGCTCTCGCCGCTGGCCTTTCTGCGTCGCCCGGCCGTGTGGTTCGAGGTGATGTCCCGGAGCCGGGCCACGCACACCGCTGCCCCGAACTTCGCCTTCGACCTCGCGGTCCGCAAGACCACCGTGGAACAACGGGCGGCCTGGGACCTGAGCTCGGTGCGGGTCTTCATGTCGGCGGCCGAGCCCATCCGCCCCGACACCGTCACCTCCTTCCTGGATGCCTTCGCCCCGTCCGGGCTGCACCGCGACAGCTTCTACGCGGCCTACGGCCTGGCCGAGCACACCGTCAGCGTCACCATGGGTGGTCGCGGCACGCTCAGCCTGGACCGGGTCAGCCTGGAAGCCGGCCGCGCCGTGCCGGCCCTACCCGACCGACCCGCGCGGACGCTGGTCGGTTGCGGGCGGCTGACCAAGTTCGACGCCCGGCTCCGGATCGTCGACCCGGACACCCACGAGGTGCTGCCGCCCTGCCGGGTCGGCGAGATCTGGGTCAGCTCTCGGACCAAGGCCCTGGGCTACTACGGCCGGCCCGAGCAGACCGAGCACACCTTCCGGGCCCTGGTGGCCGGCGGCGAGGACCCCACGCGCTACCTGCGCACCGGCGACCTCGGTTTCCTGCACGGCGACGAGCTCTTCGTCACCGGCCGGCTCAAGGACCTCATCATCGTGCGCGGCCGCAACCTGCACCCCGAGGACATCGAGGCCAGCGTGCGCGACTGCCACCCGGCCATCCGGCCAGGCGGGGTCGCCGCCTTCTCGGTGCCCGCGGAGGAGGGCGAGCGCCTGGTCGTCCTCGTGGAGACGCGCGACCGCCGCGCCGACGAGCAAGCCGTCATCGAGGCCGTCACCGACCGCGTGCGGGATGACCACCAGCTGACCTGTGCCCGGGTCGTGGTCGGCCCACAAGGCCTGGTGCGCAAGACAACCAGCGGCAAGATCCGACGCGGCGCCTGCCGTGCGGCGTTCCTGTCCCAGGAGGGCGTGCCTGCGTGAGGCGTGTTTGTGTGGTGGGTGCTGGCGTCAGCGGGCTGACGGTGGCCCGGGAGCTGGAGCGGCTCGGGCACGCCGTGACGGTGCTGGAGGCGGCCGACCACGTGGGTGGCAAGTGCGCGTCCATCACCCTTGACGGGCATGCCTTTGATGTCGGCGGGCACGTGTGCACGCTGACCTACCAACGCCTGGCGGCGCTGGTGAGCGAGCTCGGTCTGTCCATCGAGGACATCACGCCGGTGACCCGACGGCCGTTCCTCACGCCGGACGCGCGTCGGCGGTATGACGCGCTGAAGGCCGAGCAGTTCCCGGACATCGGCAAGGCGGGGTTGGCGCACTCCGCCCGGGCGCTGGCAATGCCGGTGCGGCAATGGCTTTCCCTGCTGCCGGAGTTCGCTGACACCTTTGAGTTGGGCTACACCTCCTCCGGGTACGGTCGACTGGCCGGCGACCTGCCGGCGCTCTATCTGGTCAAGTACGCCGAGATGACGGGGCTGCTGGCCGACCGGGACGCGTCGGTGCCGGGCCGGAAGTGGCCGTTCACCATCGCGGGCGGCTTCGGTCAGGTGTGGGAGCGGGTGGCCGCATCGCTCAGCGATGTTCGGTGCGGCGTCACGATTTCCGCGATTCGCCGACACGGCACGCGGGTGCTCGTGACCGTCGACGAAGAAACCCTCAGGTTCGACGATCTCGTGCTCACGGTGCCGCTCGACCAGCTACTGGCGGTGCTGGACGTCCGCGAGGAAGAACGTGATCTCGCGGGGCGGATCCGGTATCACGACTACCGTACCACCTTCGGCGCGGCCCCGGATCAGCCGCGAATGGCCTTCACGTTGTACGGCGACACCGCCTATCACCATCGGTACGCCGACAGCGAAGTCTACGCCTGCTACTCCTACGGACCGGCCGATGTGGACGACGTCATCGTTGAACGGCAATGGAAGTACATGCCGCACTTCGGGTCGGCCGACGTCGCCGACGGCATCTACGACCGCATCGAGGACCTCCAGGGCCGCCACAACACCTACCACGCGGGCAGCCTGCCGGCCTTCGAACTGGTCGAGTGCAACCTCGACCACGCCCACGACCTGGTCGCCCGCCACTTCGGCGGGGATCTCACGAACTGGTTGTGCCGCAAGGTGTCCTCCGAGCTCAAACGGCCGGTCGACCCGCAGGCGGCGCTCGCCACGCTGGGCCTGGAGTCCTTGCAGATGGCCACCGTGCTGGCCGATCTCTCCGAGCACGTAGGCTATCGGGTGCGGCATTCGCTGCTGCTCGAACTGCACACATTGGACGCCGTCGCCCGGCATCTCGGCGAGCACCGCGCGGAAGCCGGCGCGGAGAGCCTGGCGCTGACCCTGACCCCACCGCGGCCGTTCTTCTGTATCGGCGGCGCGGTCGGCGCGGCCTATTACCTGCTGCCACTGGCCCGGGCGATCGGGCCGCAGCAGACGTTCTATGCCTTGCAGAGCCCCGGATTCGATGGTGTCGACGAACCGCTGGACGACGTCGAAGCACTGGCCCGCCGCTACGTCGAGGAGATCAAGGCAATCCAGCCACACGGCCCGTATCTCATCGGCGGCCACTCGTTCGGCGGTCTGGTCGCCTACGAACTAGGCCGCCGACTTCGGCAGCAGGGCGACGAAGTGGCGCAGGTGATCCTGATCGACACCTACGTCGCCGAGCCGGGGCAGCCGGAGCCGCCGGCCGACGACGTGGCGATCATCGAAGAGCTGTGGCGGATGCGCAGCCTCGCCTTCCGCGGCGCGGACGCGCCTCGCCGCCGCGTCGATCAGAGCCTCTCCCCCGCCGAACAGCGTCGCGAGCTGGCCCGGTTCCTCGGCGCGAGCGGCCCGGCCGACGAGCACATCGGCAACATCATGCGCGTCTACCAGGCCCAACTCGAGGCCATAGTCCGCTACCAGCCGGGTCCGTCCGACCTCGACGTCACGCTACTCAAGGCCGAGGGCGGCTTCCCGCAGGTGCTGTTCGACGACCGCCACATAGCGCTGCGCCTGGACGATCCGGCCAACGGCTGGGAGGCCGTGCGACTCGGTCGGCTCAACGTGATCACCGTGCCGGGCAACCACTTCACGGCGTTCGCCCCGCCCGATCTCACCGCGCTCGCCAAGGCGATCAACGACTGCATCGCCAGGATCCCCGCCCCGCAGCCGCCCGCGCAGGCCCGCGTCGAGGCCAGCATCCACCTCAACCCGATGGACCCTGACTTCCTCCAGGATCCGTACCCGTTCTACCACCTGCTGCGCGATCTCGCGCCGGTCTACCGGGACGACGCCCTCGACGGCTGGGT encodes:
- a CDS encoding sensor histidine kinase; the encoded protein is MTTAVLAGLLCVMTLAVLVLLWRLRNALRESGNAVDRATYETLHTAWSAAPPLRAGLMPEAARRSVPHLRALLDTPALALTDGERVLAWDGIGEQHSAEALEIIAQALTHGRSHVARVSCDDVECPLRFAVMVPLHVDGRIAGVLLAYAAEASAGLVRAANEVARWAGGQLELAELDRSKRRLIEAEVRALRAQISPHFIFNSLTAIASYVRTDPERARTLLLDFSEFTRYSFRRHGEYTTLAEELRSIDQYLSLERARFGERLHVTLQIAPEVLPVAVPFLCMQPLVENAVRHGMEGKVGPGRISIQAADAGAEAHISIEDDGVGMDPDRLRRTLAGEPDEQTGIALGNIDERLRQVYGDEYGLVVETAVGAGTKIHLRVPKYRPGIHAD
- a CDS encoding cation acetate symporter — translated: MSSTYSAVFVALVLVAALLIGGYGLRISRTTSDFYVASRTVSPWWNASAIGGEYLSAASFLGVAGLIFAYGPDMLWYPIGYTVGYLVLLALVAAPLRRSGAYTVPDFAEARLESRRVRRMASVLSVGIGWLYLVPQLQGAGLTLTTVTGAPGWLGALLVAAVVAVNVMAGGMRSITFVQAVQYWLKLTALAVPVIFLVLAWRGAGAPTLNGSVPAVFPNDTKVTVQTTVDIEVPSRVSVRVSGKVDGRSYTGTSVSLGPGSHQVSAGAELGFPGGSVVPQVKGIPADTNALWAQPLGGEGHGDPFYVTYSLIIATFLGTMGLPHVVVRFYTNPNGRQARRTTVVVLALLGVFYLLPPAYAALGRIYTPELLLTGQTDAVVLVLPARLVGGTLGELLGALVAGGAFAAFLSTSSGLTLSVAGVLSQDVLLLRGLRGFRVAAFCAAIVPFGAALLVSGMSLADVVGLAFAVAASSFCPLLLLGIWWRRLTPFGAMAGMIAGGGLALVAGLVTLLVPPGSGLVYDLLSRPAAWSVPLGFAVMIIGSLLTPRTVPASVNRTMVRLHAPEALGLAQEETP
- a CDS encoding LytR/AlgR family response regulator transcription factor, translated to MSPASCPECDGPSARPLRVLAVDDELPVLEEIVYLLGADPRVGTAEGAQDSTEALRLLHRAADADRPVDAVFLDIKMPGLNGMELARVLTRFASPPALVFVTADDQSAVEAFELKALDYVLKPIRPQRLAEAVHRVAHKVIASAVQVPAQQAAEQPAGPPPVTPDDVIPVELGGITRFLRLADVRYAEAQGDYARLHTANGSYLVRTPLTGLEERWRDAGFVRIHRSHLIALAHVEELRLDGGQLSVKIGGAMLTVSRRHTPQLRDLLVKRARPHAVRAGK
- a CDS encoding fatty acyl-AMP ligase, which produces MEYSALASLHALVQDDPNRPLLTFVDDDGADQTSLTSTGIAARGEAVAEALRRWGFEPGDRAVLVYPPGPDFVIALVGCLIAGVVPVPVYPPDPFRLRQTLPGFAAVLDDCRPKAVLTAKAYDRARTVGAVAGVFDRSKPSWPRITWRHTDSCRPPAAPVEWHSPVDPDQPALLQYTSGSTGSPRGVVITHGNLIGEVTANAVDLGLGDGARGVFWLPQYHDFGLISVIMSTLSGNAHTRLLSPLAFLRRPAVWFEVMSRSRATHTAAPNFAFDLAVRKTTVEQRAAWDLSSVRVFMSAAEPIRPDTVTSFLDAFAPSGLHRDSFYAAYGLAEHTVSVTMGGRGTLSLDRVSLEAGRAVPALPDRPARTLVGCGRLTKFDARLRIVDPDTHEVLPPCRVGEIWVSSRTKALGYYGRPEQTEHTFRALVAGGEDPTRYLRTGDLGFLHGDELFVTGRLKDLIIVRGRNLHPEDIEASVRDCHPAIRPGGVAAFSVPAEEGERLVVLVETRDRRADEQAVIEAVTDRVRDDHQLTCARVVVGPQGLVRKTTSGKIRRGACRAAFLSQEGVPA